Proteins encoded together in one Telopea speciosissima isolate NSW1024214 ecotype Mountain lineage chromosome 4, Tspe_v1, whole genome shotgun sequence window:
- the LOC122657493 gene encoding queuosine salvage protein-like, whose translation MEEVRVSSAWVAGRSTHVVVDSTGLEKAVETIQGSIPKVQWDFEGIHYFDNGPLTVQYLFVLDALNFCFWPDKDLNYDNLASGLKAALQNDKSVFDADRLQKYTGPQLRELLKWPRPLPLEDERIRLLHEVGQELERNFGGKAANLVESCGKSAVYLVALITRHFPGFRDHSVYKGRQVFLYKRAQIFAADLWGAFKGQGYGEFNDIGAVTIFADYIVPAVLRNLGVLRYSSALASTIESNSEIGSGSEEEVELRACSVYAVEKMRELIEIKSGKKVLSVELDLWLWSFGVQCPSLQHHRTLSIYY comes from the exons ATGGAAGAGGTTAGGGTGAGCTCGGCTTGGGTCGCTGGTCGTTCAACTCATGTCGTCGTCGATTCAACAG GACTCGAGAAAGCAGTGGAGACGATTCAAGGTTCGATTCCAAAAGTCCAGTGGGATTTTGAAGGGATTCACTATTTCGATAATGGGCCTCTCACCGTTCAGTACCTGTTTGTTTTGGACGCATTGAATTTTTGTTTCTGGCCAG ATAAGGATTTGAATTATGATAATTTGGCTTCTGGGCTGAAGGCAGCTCTGCAAAATGACAAATCAGTGTTTGATGCTGATCGTTTACAGAAATACACTG GTCCTCAACTTCGTGAGTTGTTGAAATGGCCTCGTCCACTTCCTTTGGAGGATGAACGCATCCGCTTGCTGCATGAG GTTGGACAGGAACTGGAGAGGAACTTCGGGGGTAAAGCAGCCAATCTTGTGGAGTCGTGTGGAAAGTCCGCTGTATATCTTGTTGCCCTCATAACACGTCATTTTCCTG GTTTTCGAGATCATTCAGTGTACAAAGGTCGCCAGGTTTTCCTGTACAAGCGAGCACAGATATTTGCAGCAGATTTATGGGGTGCTTTCAAGGGTCAAGGATATGGTGAATTCAATGATATAGGCGCGGTTACCATCTTTGCAGATTATATTGTTCCAGCTGTGCTTAGGAATCTTGGTGTGTTGAGATATAGTTCAGCCCTGGCCAGTACTATTGAATCTAACAGTGAAATTGGTTCAGGAAGTGAGGAAGAAGTAGAGCTACGGGCTTGCTCTGTCTATGCCGTGGAGAAAATGAGGGAATTGATTGAAATAAAATCTGGAAAAAAG